From Vigna unguiculata cultivar IT97K-499-35 chromosome 5, ASM411807v1, whole genome shotgun sequence, the proteins below share one genomic window:
- the LOC114184566 gene encoding uncharacterized protein LOC114184566: MQSVFVDVEGTKTKLEILEERLRAIEGGGNYGFGDVAGLSLVRDVTIPHKFKVPEFKKYKGTTCPRSHLTMYYRKMAAYAYDDKLLIHFFQDSLVGAALSWYTHLEASCIRSWMDLVDAFLKQYKYNMDIAPDRLQLQNMAKRDAESFKEYAQRWREFAAQVEPPLHDKEMVAMFVSTLQPPFYEHMVGNESSVFADIIIIGERIEIGLKNGKIAYSPLATTTPKKPDFSLGKKMEVEVHAVSTIPKWENQTLAYQAQSPQQGSYQSQHNNTWKIEANTNPNQSMGQITSPRRNQEKNYIHFTPIPVTYTELLPDLLRNALVAICPMKPLEPPYPKYFDVNATCDYHGGAIGHSTEKCLSYKHKVQALIDSGWLKFQENKPNIKTNPLFGHDNASINAIDLEGCQLVKNVSEIKSSRRFIFEALLTIGLLEGAYNLRDACGFHPGAEHSIEACKKFENFLQNLIDKNFVQVCCGDKEDKRRLVEEKNELGLARIEGRERKKGKICISDIKESFRSVRWINTCQISPIEDGNGLESLDFVRSCLPDI, encoded by the coding sequence ATGCAGTCCGTATTCGTTGATGTTGAGGGAACCAAAACTAAGTTGGAAATTTTGGAAGAACGACTACGAGCTATTGAGGGAGGTGGAAACTATGGGTTTGGCGATGTTGCAGGTTTAAGCTTAGTTCGTGATGTAACAATACCTCACAAGTTTAAGGTTCCGGAGTTCAAAAAGTACAAGGGTACCACATGTCCTAGAAGCCATCTAACCATGTATTATCGAAAGATGGCTGCCTATGCTTATGATGACAAATTGTTGATCCACTTCTTCCAAGACAGTTTGGTTGGGGCAGCATTGAGTTGGTATACCCACTTGGAGGCGTCTTGCATTCGCTCTTGGATGGATTTGGTAGATGCTTTTCTAAAACAGTACAAGTATAACATGGATATTGCGCCAGATCGTTTGCAATTGCAGAACATGGCCAAAAGGGATGCAGAATCATTTAAAGAGTATGCCCAACGATGGAGAGAGTTTGCTGCTCAAGTGGAGCCTCCTCTTCATGATAAAGAAATGGTGGCAATGTTTGTGAGCACGTTACAACCACCGTTCTATGAACACATGGTAGGTAATGAATCTTCAGTTTTCGCCGATATTATCATCATAGGTGAAAGGATAGAGATCGGGCTGAAGAATGGAAAGATTGCATATAGCCCGCTCGCGACTACAACTCCTAAAAAGCCCGATTTCAGTCTCGGGAAGAAGATGGAAGTAGAGGTGCACGCAGTATCAACAATACCTAAGTGGGAAAATCAGACTCTTGCTTACCAAGCACAATCTCCACAACAGGGATCCTATCAATCACAACACAATAACACTTGGAAAATTGAGGCTAACACAAATCCCAACCAGTCTATGGGGCAAATCACTAGTCCTAGAAGGAATcaagaaaagaattatattcatttcaCTCCTATTCCTGTGACTTACACAGAGTTATTGCCGGATCTACTCCGTAATGCTTTGGTAGCTATCTGCCCGATGAAGCCTTTGGAGCCACCATACCCTAAGTATTTTGATGTAAATGCCACATGTGATTATCACGGGGGAGCCATTGGTCACTCTACTGAGAAATGTTTGTCTTACAAACACAAAGTTCAAGCTTTAATCGACTCAGGGtggttaaaatttcaagagaatAAACCCAACATTAAGACCAATCCCCTATTTGGGCATGATAATGCTTCAATAAATGCTATTGATCTCGAGGGATGCCAGTTGGTGAAGAATGTGAGCGAAATTAAGAGTTCACGAAGGTTTATTTTTGAGGCACTACTAACAATAGGATTATTGGAAGGTGCATATAACTTAAGGGACGCATGCGGGTTCCATCCAGGTGCTGAACATTCCATCGAGGCGTgcaaaaagtttgaaaattttctacaaaatttgatcGACAAGAACTTTGTGCAAGTATGTTGTGGGGACAAAGAGGACAAGAGGAGACTGGTAGAAGAAAAGAATGAGCTAGGCCTGGCTCGCATAGAAGGACGAGAACGAAAAAAAGGGAAGATTTGCATCAGTGACATCAAAGAGAGCTTCCGCAGTGTGAGATGGATTAACACTTGTCAGATATCACCCATCGAGGATGGAAATGGATTGGAAAGCTTAGACTTTGTGCGGTCCTGTCTTCCAGACATATAG